The sequence below is a genomic window from Hippocampus zosterae strain Florida chromosome 7, ASM2543408v3, whole genome shotgun sequence.
TCATAGTTGACGAATTATAAAACCCACTGTAAACAAATTTTGCACATGATAAATTCGTGGATCGTGATGGATCATGGAAGCTAACATTTCATGTGGTACTTCTGCAGTTTTATCATTTGACGCCTGCATTGATCCGTTATcctgacacatttttttatttctaaattTCCCAATTTCCCTTGTCCACCTCAAACAGAACTGCAATTTGAGCCACAATGGTTACAAAGCTAGGCTAACAAACGAATGCTATGCGGCGTCCATTCCTGTGACTTGAGGATTTTTAATCTCATTGGTTTTCCTGCACAACACATCACACATCTCCATATATGAATCtttcatccatctattatccATAGCGATTAGCcccacaagggtggcgggcatgctggagcctaccgaCTGCTATGAAATATTGCCAACTTCAGTTCGGTTTTGATTGCGTAACTGTAAAATTAGCTTCAGaagataattttaaaaataattataactGTGCATCTTGAAAATATATTGGGTGGACAGTGTGTGACCTGTTTGTCCTTCTCCTTCCATAGGACCCGTCAACCCCCAAGAGGTAGTGCCACTTTTTATTTACCCTCTATGAATATGAATGCATGTCTCCTGAAAATAAGCTCTCCTTACAGATGTTTACCAATTAGCTTCTGCATGCTAAATAGCACACATGGTGTTGGCTACATAGCCTGACTCTCAATTTCTTTTGTCTGTCTGTAGGGTGTCAAGGGAGACGTTGGTCCCAAGGGAGATGTGGTAAGTTATGCAAATATATTCATTATTATCTAGTAGTATAGTGTCACATTTAACATTCCATCTGGTTGTCAATGTCTATATCAAACATGTTAGCCACCATCGGGTTACTCAAGACCATTTAACATTGTTTCGTTATTGTGGGCCATTCAAATATAAAAGTTATGGTATTTTAATATGTAAAAAGCTATTGGGCAGCAATGGCATTGTGGAGACGATATTCAGGTTGCAAGTTCACCGAGacaaaactcattcactgccattgacggctaTAGAAGTACAAAGGGCCATTGCTTTTACCtggactggtactgaatgagttcttgAAGTTCAAAAGCAACACTTGTTTCAAGTGGAGGCATAACAACTTAGTCAAAGGTTTTAGCCACTTTGGGGATTTCAACACAGGTTAAATATATTCTGTTGCACACATTGATGTCAGAGTTATCCATTAAATATACACATCACAAAttaaacatactgtacttttatGACAAATGGTCTGTCCTACCTTTTTAGGGTCCCATGGGTCCTCCTGGAAATGATGGAATCCCCGGACAGCCTGGACTTCCCGGCCCACCTGGTCCCCCTGGGCCCCCTGGCCTTGGCGGAGTatgttgaaataaaatataataatattagaTTAATCCTGACGGAGAtgttcttatttttgttttctttttacaagcTTTGGCTTCTTTGATGACAATGTTACAACTCAAAGCCCAGCAGCTAATTCTTGACCTCTTCCCCCTTTAACAGAACTTCTCTCCTCAAATGAGCTACGTGGACCACACCAAGTCTAGCGGCGGCCCACAAATGCCCGGCCCCATGGTATGAAGGCTATTAATTAGGGCACCTGCTTGCATTTTGCTAAATCAGGATACCCCTGGTTCCTCAATGTTTGTACTGACTTTTCACTCACCTTCATCAACAGGGTCCAATGGGTCCTCGTGGTCCTGCCGGACCTCCTGGATCTGCTGTATGTATTCCTCTCATCAGCTCTCAGTCATGCTTCTTCAATGTGGATGTGGTTTCGTTAATTTTCTGGCTTTTTTGTCCATCAGGGTCCTCAGGGTTTCACTGGTCCCGCTGGAGAGCCCGGTGAGCCAGGAGCTTCTGTGAGTATCCTCAAGCTTTCGTTTTCACTACTCAcgccagccggctgtcgctatTTAGACTTCAATGcgattgtcattttgtgttgcaGGGTCCCATGGGTGCTCGTGGTCCCGCTGGACCCCCTGGAAAGAACGGAGATGATGTAAGGGGTCTCTTGATTAttccaaataaacatttttagttGTCCCCAACACATATACCAACCATATCCCTGTGTGTAAATAGGGTGAGGCTGGCAAACCTGGACGCCCTGGTGAGCGTGGAGCCCCTGGCATGCAGGTGAGTAAACCCCACTGGGAAGAAGGGCAAAGATCAGGTGACACAAGTGCCTGGTTGACAATTTCCTCCTGCTGCAGGGTACCCGTGGATTCCCTGGAACCCCCGGACTTCCTGGCATCAAGGGACACAGAGTGAGTTGGGAGCATTCACAAGGGACACACTGTGAGAAGTGTTGTCATCGTGTTGATGTCATGCCACTGATTCTGTGCGCAGGGTTTCAATGGTTTGGATGGAGCCAAGGGAGACGCCGGACCTGCCGGACCTAAGGTAAGAGGAAGGGCGGAAAGGATGGACCACTGTCCTGAAGGCCGTTAGAATTGGTGAATGGTGTGAAACCATCTCCATGTCTTTCTACAGGGAGAGGCTGGTGCCCATGGTGAGAACGGTATCCCCGGAGCCATGGTGGGTTTTTGTCTCCCCTCCGTCAGTCATGTTCAACTCAGGAAGACAGCCTTGACAGGACAAACTCTAAAATGTGTTGTCTATTCTCCAGGGTGCTCGTGGTCTTCCTGGTGAGAGAGGCCGTCCCGGACCTGCTGGTCCTGCTGTAAGTGCTACAAGCTAGGCTATGATTGCAGATATGCTTTTACCATTCGTATCCTCTTTCATATGACTTACACTAACTTCCTCTGCAGGGCGCTCGTGGTAACGATGGCAATGCTGGCCCTGCTGGACCCCCTGTGAGTATTTGTCATTTCCCTTGCAGATTCATTGTGCGAGTGTTCTTTGGAACTGTCTGCTAACGTCCCGTGTCTTCACTTTTTCAGGGACCCACTGGACCTGCTGGACCCCCTGGATTCCCTGGCGGTGCTGGTGTGAAGGTAGGTCACCCAAAAGAGGAAGTTTGATTGAGACCAATACTAACATCATGACTCATAGTTGACATGTTCCTCCTCATGTCATGTGATTGCCACGTGGCATAAAGTGAATGGATAAATACACTTCTAAATAGAAAGTTTTAGCAGGTTGTTTGTTGCCACAAGATGACCCAAATTAACATCTGATGTCCACCAGTAAGGGCGAAATAACATTAACATTATGCCAAGGTGCAATAAAGACAATCTTACTTTAACATTTCTGCTCAGCCTGCAATTGGATGTTGACTAGTTCACGGTCAAGCCTCCTCTCGCCCAAAGACAGATGTGATAGGCTCCTGCACTcgctctagtgaggatcaatggTTCAGAGAATGAATCGAGGGATGGATTTCTATTCAGCAAGATTAGAATATATGAATTACATAAAATAGGGGAGGCAtggtgattgactggttagcatgtccaccttaCAGTGCAGGGGGGCGCAGGCTTCGATTCCaagccccggccttcctgtgtggagtttgcatgttcttcctctgcctgggtgggttttctctgggtactttggtttccccTCAGAtcccaaattgtccctgggtgtgattgcgagcgtgaatgattgtttttctatgtgtgacctgtgattggctgtcaaccagtccagggtgcaccctgcctgttgcccaaagacagctgggataggctccggcacacccatGACCGttctgaggataagcagattagaaaatggatggatacattatATTAAATATGACATTTCCATGTCTTATTTAGGGAGAGACTGGTCCCCAAGGAGCCCGTGGAGCTGAGGGAGCCCAGGGAGCTCGTGGTGAGCCTGGTAACCCAGGACCTGCTGGAGCTGCTGGACCTGCTGTGAGTTTACGCCGCATATCTCTCTTCTGCATTGTCATatctattttaaatgttcttatAAGGTAATTAAAtatggtggtggtgttggtgcTGCTTCCATAGGGTGCTCCAGGAACTGATGGTGTCCCTGGTGCCAAGGGTGCTACTGTAAGTATCAACTAAGAGGACATTTGTTACACTCACATGCGGATTGGGAGCTGGCTGTGACACCTGCTCTCTCTATCCAACAGGGTCCCGCTGGTATTGCTGGTGCTCCCGGTTTCCCCGGTGCTCGTGGTCCCGCTGGAGGTCAGGGTGCCGTCGGTGCTCCTGGTCCCAAGGGTAACAATGTGAGTAGTCAACAGACAATGATGATTTTTGGTTTTGGCCTGCATGGCACTGACAGTTTGTGTTTCTGTCATCAGGGTGACCCAGGCGCTCCTGGTCCCAAGGGAGAGCCTGGTGTCAAGGGAGAGACTGTAAGTTTTAGCAAACAAGCATGGATTTATCATCACTCTTTACATTATatgacacaataacaaaacttgCCTGATTTCTTCTTCATTAGGGCCCAGCTGGAGTTCAGGGACTTCCTGGACCATCTGGTGAGGAAGGCAAGAGAGGACCCCGTGGAGAGCCTGGTGCTGGTGGACCCCGTGGACCTCAAGGAGAGCGTGTATGTTACTGCCTCATTTTGTTgtcaaatctatttttaaaaatctttggtGAACCCTCTACTCGTGCTATTGACTCACCAATTTTCATGAAGATTATTTGGAAACTTCAGCACACAATAACATTGTTTCCTTGCTCTCCCAGGGTGCCCCTGGTGCCCGTGGCTTCCCCGGAGCTGATGGAGCTGTTGGTGGCAAGGTGAGTTAACGGGTGACCTCCTGGTTGGTTCCTATCTTTGTATTTCTGGATCAAGTCTTTCATTTTAATCTTCTGCATGTGACAGGGAGCCCCTGGTGAGCGTGGTGCCACCGGCCCTGCCGGACCTCAGGGAGCCACTGGTGAGTCTGGAGCTCCTGGTGCCCCTGGTGCACCTGGATCCAAGGTGAGTACTGCTCTGTATTACTTACGGTCCAACAATTCAGCATGGATGAGCTCTAAGCATGCCGAATCTCTCTGCAGGGTGTGACTGGTAGCCCCGGAAGCACTGGTGCTGATGGCAAAGTTGGACCTGCTGTAAGTTCAAATTCGTTCATGAGACGCATTGAGCACATGGTAGAAATGAAATTGAACACCTTATAATCTTTCAGGGTCCCCCTGGACAAGATGGACGCTCTGGAGCTGCTGGCCCCGCTGGCCCCAGAGGACAGCCTGGCGTTATGGGATTCCCCGGACCCAAGGGAGTTGCTGTGAGTGCAACACTTAACATTTTTATCCAAAATGTCAAGTTCATTGGTGGCACTGCGCAAAATCTCCATTCGACACTGACATTATTTCTTTTGATTAGGGTGAGAATGGCAAGCCTGGTGAGAAAGGACCCGCTGGTGCTATGGGCGCTGTCGTAAGtgctattattttatttgagttCATTTCTTCTGGTGTGAAACAGACCATGCGATCAACTTCCCATCGATACAAATCAAGTCAGACTCATCTCTCCTTCTCAGGGTGCTCCCGGCAAAGATGGTGATGCTGGTGCTCCTGGACCTGCTGGCCCTGCTGTAAGTATCGTATCGATTTCGTGTCACGCTGTAGACCATGAAAACAAACAGGCAATGTGGTCTCTGATCACTTGGTGTTCTTCAGGGACCTGCTGGAGAGAAGGGAGAAGGTGGTCCAGCTGGACCTTCTGGATTCCAGGTGAGTTTGAGCACATCACCATAGCTATTTGATCTGTGGTTGCCACATTTTTGGACGTGTGTTGATATTTTGCCTCTCTTCCTTGAACAGGGTCTTCCCGGACCCCAAGGTGCTACTGGTGAGACTGGCAAGCCTGGTGAGCAGGTAAGAATGGGAATcataattatattttatttacatcATGATATCTTCTAAAGGACTGCGGTGATCATTAACCTCACCTCCTTTGATCAGGGTGTTGCTGGTGAGGCCGGACCTGCTGGCCCATCTGGACCTAGAGTGAGTATCCTGTAACAGATCTAAATCTTGTTCCTTCAATGTAATTCCCTCCTGGCTGATCCTGACGGCTCTTTCTTTCACTCAGGGCGACAGAGGTTTCCCTGGTGAGCGTGGTGCTCCTGGTATTGGAGGTCCTAATGGACCCCGTGGTTCCCCTGGCCCTGCTGGTAACGATGGACCTAAGGTAAATTGGAGGTTAAAAGATAATGACAAGTTTATGGTGAAACATAGAGAATGAAAAATTCTGACacttcaaaaacatttgatcaCTTTGATCACAGGAAATTATTCAAGAAATTACTCAAAAAGTTGGCTCAGAGAGCAGTGCTTAAATGTATAGTACAGATCCGAGTATATTGGTAAGCCTGTCTGACGATGCAGGTAAATAAAGTATCAACCCCATTTGGCTTGAGGACCTGCAAAACTGAATAATTGGAAACTCATTAATGAAAAATATGTATGCGGGTGACCAGGTGATCCTCACTCCTAGAAATGGACATCTAAACCAATAGATGCTAAATGAATATTCAGAGAACAGTGTGCATGACGTTACAAATAATTGCATTACAAATAAACGGTCTGTAGTCTAGCTAGTGGTCTAGAGATCCTAAGATCATAATCATCTAAATTTTCTTGACTTAACATTATTGAAAACAAATCCCACAGACTGCAGTACGGTCAAGTGTCTCAGCCATCTTATTACGAATTAAATGACAGATGAAGACATTTATTGCTAGAATTGCTTGTTGAACAAGCAAGCATGCGTGTAAGAAAGTTTAACATAAGTACAAGTGATGTAAAGATGTCTCTGTTGACAACATACTCCGATACCTCTGTACAgcacatttgtgttcaaattacAGGATGTGAAATGAGGTAATTACCCAACATTggcaaaaaatgacaatgctACTGTTTATGTGTGCAGGGAGAGCCCGGTGCCCCTGGTGCCAATGGTGCTGCAGGAAGCCCCGGTATGCAGGGTATGCCCGGCGAGCGTGGATCTGCTGGTTTGCCTGGAGTCAAGGGAGAGAGAGTAAGAATCACTTAATCTTTTTCCGAATTGTTCCAGTGGCAAGTGACATTTTCCACATGAATATGAACGTTAACATGTTCAATTTGCATCTCTCAGGGTGAGGCTGGTGTCAAGGGAGGCGAAGGTGCCCCCGGCAAAGATGGCGCCCGTGGTATGACCGGCCCTATCGGACCCCCTGGACCTCCTGGTTCTCAGGGTGAGAAGGTAAGCTCCCATTATTTTGATTCACCATATGTACAGGTTGTGGTGTTGCCTGCCACATCCAAGGATGGATAGCTGGTGCAAGTCAACAATACAAAAACTGTCATAAGAGAATAATCTGATTTCCTTTGCATGTGGTTTTAGGGTGAGCCTGGCCCCGTTGGTGCTGTTGGACCCAGCGGCCCTCGCGGTTCCCCTGTAAGTTTTGCTCCACTTGTTCAATAACCAGTTGCACTTTTGAAGAGTTAAGATTTGTAACTTC
It includes:
- the LOC127603963 gene encoding collagen alpha-1(I) chain-like isoform X6 gives rise to the protein MFSFVDIRLALLLSAAVLVVRGQGEDDRTFGSCTLDGQLYNDKDVWKPEPCQICVCDSGTVMCDDVICEDSSDCADPIIPEGECCPICPDGPVNPQEGVKGDVGPKGDVGPMGPPGNDGIPGQPGLPGPPGPPGPPGLGGNFSPQMSYVDHTKSSGGPQMPGPMGPMGPRGPAGPPGSAGPQGFTGPAGEPGEPGASGPMGARGPAGPPGKNGDDGEAGKPGRPGERGAPGMQGTRGFPGTPGLPGIKGHRGFNGLDGAKGDAGPAGPKGEAGAHGENGIPGAMGARGLPGERGRPGPAGPAGARGNDGNAGPAGPPGPTGPAGPPGFPGGAGVKGETGPQGARGAEGAQGARGEPGNPGPAGAAGPAGAPGTDGVPGAKGATGPAGIAGAPGFPGARGPAGGQGAVGAPGPKGNNGDPGAPGPKGEPGVKGETGPAGVQGLPGPSGEEGKRGPRGEPGAGGPRGPQGERGAPGARGFPGADGAVGGKGAPGERGATGPAGPQGATGESGAPGAPGAPGSKGVTGSPGSTGADGKVGPAGPPGQDGRSGAAGPAGPRGQPGVMGFPGPKGVAGENGKPGEKGPAGAMGAVGAPGKDGDAGAPGPAGPAGPAGEKGEGGPAGPSGFQGLPGPQGATGETGKPGEQGVAGEAGPAGPSGPRGDRGFPGERGAPGIGGPNGPRGSPGPAGNDGPKGEPGAPGANGAAGSPGMQGMPGERGSAGLPGVKGERGEAGVKGGEGAPGKDGARGMTGPIGPPGPPGSQGEKGEPGPVGAVGPSGPRGSPGERGEAGPAGPAGFAGPPGADGQPGAKGETGVSGPKGDAGAPGPGGPVGPAGPQGPPGPPGPPGPPGAPGGGFDFISQPIQEKAPDPYRSGHYRADDPSVLRDRDMEVDTTLESLTKRIEKLSSPDGTQKSPARMCRDLRMCHPEYQSGTYWVDPNQGSPLDAVKVHCNMETGETCVYPSQSTVPMKNWYMSRNPRDKKHVWFSESMTGGFQFQYGTDGADVEDVSIQMTFMRLMANQASQNITYHCKNSIAYMDSASGNLKKALLLQGSNDVEIRAEGNSRFTYSVSEDGCTSHTGSWGKTVIDYKTSKTSRLPIIDIAPMDVGAPDQEFGVEVGPVCFL
- the LOC127603963 gene encoding collagen alpha-1(I) chain-like isoform X5 — protein: MFSFVDIRLALLLSAAVLVVRGQGEDDRTFGSCTLDGQLYNDKDVWKPEPCQICVCDSGTVMCDDVICEDSSDCADPIIPEGECCPICPDGPVNPQEGVKGDVGPKGDVGPMGPPGNDGIPGQPGLPGPPGPPGPPGLGGNFSPQMSYVDHTKSSGGPQMPGPMGPMGPRGPAGPPGSAGPQGFTGPAGEPGEPGASGPMGARGPAGPPGKNGDDGEAGKPGRPGERGAPGMQGTRGFPGTPGLPGIKGHRGFNGLDGAKGDAGPAGPKGEAGAHGENGIPGAMGARGLPGERGRPGPAGPAGARGNDGNAGPAGPPGPTGPAGPPGFPGGAGVKGETGPQGARGAEGAQGARGEPGNPGPAGAAGPAGAPGTDGVPGAKGATGPAGIAGAPGFPGARGPAGGQGAVGAPGPKGNNGDPGAPGPKGEPGVKGETGPAGVQGLPGPSGEEGKRGPRGEPGAGGPRGPQGERGAPGARGFPGADGAVGGKGAPGERGATGPAGPQGATGESGAPGAPGAPGSKGVTGSPGSTGADGKVGPAGPPGQDGRSGAAGPAGPRGQPGVMGFPGPKGVAGENGKPGEKGPAGAMGAVGAPGKDGDAGAPGPAGPAGPAGEKGEGGPAGPSGFQGLPGPQGATGETGKPGEQGVAGEAGPAGPSGPRGDRGFPGERGAPGIGGPNGPRGSPGPAGNDGPKGEPGAPGANGAAGSPGMQGMPGERGSAGLPGVKGERGEAGVKGGEGAPGKDGARGMTGPIGPPGPPGSQGEKGEPGKQGPGGPVGARGPPGPAGPPGLSGAPGEPGREGAQGHDGAPGRDGAAGPKGDRGESGIAGPPGPPGAPGAPGAVGPSGKSGDRGEPGPAGPAGPAGPAGARGPAGPAGGKGDRGEAGEAGERGHKGHRGFTGMQGMPGPAGTSGERGPAGANGPAGPRGPAGSTGSHGKDGMNGMPGPIGPPGPRGRNGEMGPSGPPGPPGPPGPPGAPGGGFDFISQPIQEKAPDPYRSGHYRADDPSVLRDRDMEVDTTLESLTKRIEKLSSPDGTQKSPARMCRDLRMCHPEYQSGTYWVDPNQGSPLDAVKVHCNMETGETCVYPSQSTVPMKNWYMSRNPRDKKHVWFSESMTGGFQFQYGTDGADVEDVSIQMTFMRLMANQASQNITYHCKNSIAYMDSASGNLKKALLLQGSNDVEIRAEGNSRFTYSVSEDGCTSHTGSWGKTVIDYKTSKTSRLPIIDIAPMDVGAPDQEFGVEVGPVCFL